The Candidatus Methylomirabilota bacterium genomic sequence AGGTTTTTGTGCTTCTTCTCCTCCTCCAGGATGATCTGCGCCAGGGTGACCGCGGTCAGGTCTTCGTGTGAGGTGGTATCCACCACCTTGACCTGCTTCCCCTGCCGGATGAGACCAGCAATCTCCTCGAGCCTGATATAGCGGCTTCGGCTGGGGTCGTAGAGCTTCCGGTTGCTATACTTTTTGATGAGGACAGGATCATCCGCCATTGGACAACCTTTCCATGAATGCCGCGGGGACATCCCATTTGTGGCAGCAGGGGTCCCTCACATGTACATCCCTCCATTGACGTTGAGCACGTGACCGGTAATGTAGCTCGTTTCATCGGAGGCCAGAAAGACCACTGCTTTTGCTACGTCCTCCGGCTTGCCGAACCGGTGCATGGGAATCTGGGCGAGGACCTTCTCCTTGACTTCGTCGGGGGTACCGGCCACCATCTCGGTCTCGATGAACCCGGGCGCAACAGCGTTGACGGTGACCCCTTTCGCGGCGAACTCCTTGGCCAAGGTTTTCGTCAAGCCGAGGAGCGCTGCCTTGGCCGCCGCATAGTTCGCCTGACCGAAGTTCCCCGTCTGACCAACGACGGACGAGATGTTAATGATCCTGCCATAGCCTCTGGCCTTCATCGCCACGACGAAAGCCTTCGTGCAGTGGAAGGCGCCGTCTAGATCCACCGAGACCACGGCCTTCCAGGTCTCATAATCCATATTGATGAAGCTTTTGTCGCGATTAATGCCGGCGTTGTTGACCAAGATGTCCACGCGTTCAAACCGTTGGAGGATCGCACCCCGCATGCGAAGGAC encodes the following:
- the fabG gene encoding 3-oxoacyl-[acyl-carrier-protein] reductase, giving the protein MRLKGRVAVVTGGSRGIGRAIALALAEEGAAVAINYQRNEASAKEVVQEIERMGGRSGDIYQADVSDPAQVLRMRGAILQRFERVDILVNNAGINRDKSFINMDYETWKAVVSVDLDGAFHCTKAFVVAMKARGYGRIINISSVVGQTGNFGQANYAAAKAALLGLTKTLAKEFAAKGVTVNAVAPGFIETEMVAGTPDEVKEKVLAQIPMHRFGKPEDVAKAVVFLASDETSYITGHVLNVNGGMYM